One window of Flavobacteriales bacterium genomic DNA carries:
- a CDS encoding response regulator transcription factor, giving the protein MGHTAIIADDEKHSRETLRMELEQHCPEVSIVALCSSGPEAIEAVKQHAPDLIFLDVQMPRMDGFQVLEKLGDIKGQVIFVTAFDQYAIRAFRFSAVDYLLKPVQPSELKQAVQRSLLRGDIAAGKQMRLLMHNMGTEGARHPRIALPTGDGVEFFSVEDIVRCEADSNYTHVHVKDGRKLLLSRTLKDLDDMLTPHGFFRCHQSHLINPLHLTKYMRSDGGYLVMGDGTSVPLAKSKRDAFHAKFQV; this is encoded by the coding sequence ATGGGCCATACCGCCATCATCGCCGACGACGAGAAGCACAGCCGCGAAACGCTGCGCATGGAACTGGAACAGCATTGCCCGGAGGTATCCATCGTGGCGTTGTGCAGTTCCGGACCGGAGGCGATCGAAGCCGTGAAGCAGCACGCGCCGGACCTCATCTTCCTGGACGTGCAGATGCCACGCATGGACGGCTTCCAAGTGCTGGAGAAGCTGGGCGACATCAAGGGCCAGGTGATCTTCGTCACGGCCTTCGATCAGTACGCCATACGCGCCTTCCGCTTCAGCGCGGTGGACTACCTCTTGAAGCCCGTGCAACCGAGCGAATTGAAACAGGCCGTGCAGCGCTCCCTGCTCCGCGGCGATATCGCCGCCGGCAAGCAGATGCGCTTGCTCATGCACAACATGGGGACCGAAGGGGCAAGGCATCCGCGCATCGCGTTGCCCACCGGTGATGGCGTCGAATTCTTCAGCGTGGAGGACATCGTGCGTTGCGAAGCGGACAGCAACTACACGCATGTGCATGTGAAGGACGGCCGCAAGCTGCTGCTCTCCCGCACGCTCAAGGACCTGGACGACATGCTCACTCCGCACGGTTTCTTCCGCTGCCACCAGTCGCACCTGATCAATCCGCTGCACCTGACGAAATACATGCGCAGCGATGGCGGCTACCTCGTGATGGGTGACGGCACCAGCGTTCCCCTGGCGAAGAGCAAACGTGATGCGTTCCATGCGAAATTCCAGGTGTGA